One genomic region from Rosa rugosa chromosome 1, drRosRugo1.1, whole genome shotgun sequence encodes:
- the LOC133709245 gene encoding uncharacterized protein LOC133709245, which produces MGSSTSRLGSRPSRPRPNRTANRSLLSSLVCGGSSSRAAHEMEDHPAECLVRYAENCDRGKNPVQNSTDVSSLISSAGAGSTFPNTEIGSSSQSDVPAGQGTYFEEGLRSLDTSNQGKCLSRSKELISHPVSAGCNHDESSRDNSTTASTSFKEQQSSHPVSVNSSANMDAVNGSADKNVSQACPVVMRPSSSSPQGIGNSRSDDMSVENHVAEVMAVHNTNADTDSVHVSDIPLPFPSRGNDSLREVPSGLGFLVSNREQSREDGSVVHVDVMSISSNFLSSSNADTSNRESRRNGRRLFWDAFSRRSSRRFIDSPTILFSTDETEDLGFHDRWLLGLSGDFLDDRSGADSGHRVNRTPNLSERRRHSRSEVWERLRGGLDDNAHRNTTCPTGIHPGGMCSCGSFLMTEESSARASISRIVMLAEALFEVLDEIHRQPVSLSLSMVSVPAPASVVDSFPLKSHTKVDKLKHGDDAEQCHICLAEYEEGDKIRVLPCHHEYHMSCVDKWLKEIHGVCPLCRGDVREGLNDCSVSNSGISSI; this is translated from the exons ATGGGTTCGAGCACTAGCCGACTGGGTTCGCGCCCATCTCGGCCCCGACCCAACCGCACCGCCAATCGTTCCCTACTCTCCTCTCTCGTCTGCGGAGGCTCTTCCTCACGTGCCGCTCACGAG ATGGAAGATCATCCAGCTGAGTGTCTTGTGAGATACGCAGAGAATTGTGATCGGGGTAAAAATCCAGTTCAGAACTCCACAGACGTATCCTCGTTGATCTCCAGTGCAGGGGCAGGGTCCACCTTCCCTAATACTGAAATTGGATCCTCATCTCAGAGCGATGTTCCAGCCGGTCAGGGTACTTATTTTGAAGAAGGTTTAAGAAGTCTTGACACTAGTAACCAGGGGAAGTGCTTGTCCAGAAGTAAGGAGCTCATTTCTCATCCGGTAAGTGCTGGTTGTAATCATGATGAATCTAGTAGGGATAATAGTACTACAGCTAGTACTTCGTTTAAAGAACAACAATCTTCCCACCCAGTCTCTGTGAATAGTTCGGCTAACATGGATGCAGTCAATGGCTCCGCAGACAAGAATGTATCTCAGGCGTGTCCTGTGGTTATGCGTCCAAGTAGTTCTTCTCCACAAGGGATTGGGAATTCCCGTTCTGATGACATGTCCGTTGAGAATCATGTAGCTGAAGTAATGGCTGTCCATAATACTAATGCTGATACTGATTCTGTTCATGTTTCGGATATACCATTACCTTTTCCCTCACGCGGAAATGATTCCCTTCGGGAGGTACCTTCTGGCTTAGGATTCCTTGTGTCCAACAGGGAACAAAGCCGGGAAGATGGAAGCGTAGTTCACGTTGATGTCATGAGCATTTCTTCGAACTTTTTGTCCAGTAGTAATGCTGATACAAGTAACCGTGAGTCCAGAAGGAATGGTAGGCGTCTGTTTTGGGATGCATTTTCAAGACGCAGTTCCAGAAGGTTTATTGATTCTCCAACCATACTTTTCTCTACTGATGAGACTGAGGATCTAGGATTTCATGACAGATGGCTACTTGGTTTGAGTGGTGATTTTCTTGATGATCGGAGTGGAGCTGATTCTGGTCACCGGGTCAATAGAACTCCCAACTTGAGTGAACGGCGCCGGCACTCTAGATCTGAG GTCTGGGAACGGCTTCGTGGTGGCCTTGATGATAATGCTCACCGCAATACTACTTGTCCTACAGGAATTCACCCGGGTGGCATGTGCTCCTGTGGTTCATTCTTGATGACAGAAGAGTCTAGTGCTCGGGCAAGTATATCGAGAATTGTCATGCTTGCTGAAGCTCTATTTGAG GTTTTGGATGAAATTCATCGCCAACCTGTGTCACTTTCACTGTCTATGGTCTCAGTCCCTGCCCCAGCATCTGTCGTTGATTCGTTTCCTCTTAAGAGTCACACTAAGGTTGACAAATTGAAGCATGGGGATGATGCTGAACA GTGCCACATCTGCCTTGCTGAGTATGAGGAAGGGGACAAAATTCGAGTTCTGCCCTGCCACCATGAGTATCACATGTCATGTGTGGATAAGTGGCTTAAAGAGATACATGG AGTTTGTCCACTTTGTCGAGGAGATGTTCGTGAAGGTTTAAACGACTGTTCCGTATCTAACTCAGGGATATCTTCTATTTGA
- the LOC133709254 gene encoding uncharacterized protein LOC133709254, translating to MVYSYAPTYYSSLHESVTSLCKTILPFSFKKRRLPAAEHKLSKLQSDNLKWQQDSFHQILNLMGLHKEGILAETEVSAFRSHLLDTLIAAPAEHEQPVILRDKLLFLQELLYAKCISEDEYHSSKRPLLQRLAVQGAEIEARDVIVAGAPLKDPKENAEEEWSVIDLKDDKSLVNKEGSNSKSNKGRHGSAMKQIKGAASVLGFVSPYKQGKNREERSIFDLANNSNHETSSILMPESLPPVKESGSSDRTKRKPFRNLFQREQKEGNGDENCVEQEQTPLKSAKKKWGFDGLKKWKRSELEDETTPLPLNERSDSEVHVKLVASPMGEGPDTRLIKRKLLSDGSPSDFFIDKVVGDKIKKELSRIQTELCTSNPNLKFSNDQIEAISTKLPVDKAELKKFFPKSWCDRYGDVVLDVVKKEFKDHVGEMESLRNAAREKHGMNSARWTTFQDDDENCHPNLFATRDHSYHSSGTSRFHETNPFCDDHITGNGSNASKLGFKPAFAQDQNQNPFWVPGHGY from the exons ATGGTGTACTCATACGCACCCACATACTACTCCTCTCTACATGAGTCGGTCACCTCCTTATGTAAGACCATACTTCCCTTCAGCTTCAAGAAACGCCGCTTACCGGCCGCGGAACACAAGCTGTCGAAGCTTCAGTCTGATAATCTCAAATGGCAGCAGGACTCTTTCCACCAGATTCTCAACTTGATGGGTCTTCACAAGGAAGGCATTTTGGCAGAGACTGAGGTCTCAGCTTTTCGATCCCATTTGCTCGACACTCTAATTGCAGCTCCGGCCGAACATGAGCAGCCAGTGATCTTGAGAGATAAGCTGCTTTTCTTGCAG GAACTTTTGTATGCAAAATGCATATCTGAAGATGAGTACCATTCTTCGAAAAGGCCGTTGCTGCAGAGATTGGCAGTCCAAGGAGCTGAGATTGAGGCCAGAGATGTAATTGTTGCAGGGGCGCCACTCAAAGATCCAAAAGAGAATGCAGAGGAGGAATGGTCTGTCATCGACTTGAAGGATGACAAAAGCTTGGTGAACAAAGAGGGCTCGAATTCGAAGAGCAACAAAGGGAGGCATGGCTCGGCAATGAAGCAGATCAAAGGAGCAGCTTCGGTTTTGGGTTTTGTGTCACCTTACAAACAGGGGAAGAACAGAGAAGAGAGGAGCATTTTCGATTTGGCTAACAACTCTAATCATGAAACTAGTTCAATTCTCATGCCGGAGAGCTTGCCTCCAGTGAAAGAAAGTGGTAGCTCGGATAGAACAAAGAGGAAACCGTTTAGGAATCTGTTTCAGAGAGAGCAGAAAGAGGGAAATGGGGATGAGAATTGTGTCGAACAAGAACAGACACCTTTGAAATCAGCGAAAAAGAAATGGGGATTTGATGGATTGAAGAAGTGGAAGAGGAGTGAGTTGGAGGATGAGACAACTCCTCTGCCTCTTAATGAGAGATCAGATAGTGAAGTTCATGTGAAGCTTGTGGCAAGTCCCATGGGTGAAGGACCAGACACTAGGCTTATCAAGAGGAAGCTGCTTTCAGATGGTTCTCCTTCTGATTTTTTCATTGATAAG GTTGTAGGGGACAAGATAAAGAAGGAGCTGTCGAGAATTCAGACCGAGCTTTGCACATCAaatccaaatctcaaattttc GAATGACCAAATTGAAGCAATTTCAACTAAGCTTCCAGTAGACAAGGCTGAGCTAAAGAAGTTTTTCCCCAA GTCGTGGTGTGATCGCTACGGTGATGTGGTCTTGGATGTGGTGAAGAAAGAATTCAAGGACCATGTTGGGGAAATGGAGAGCTTGAGGAATGCAGCTAGAGAGAAACATGGCATGAACTCAGCGCGATGGACAACATTCCAAGACGACGATGAAAATTGTCACCCGAATCTATTTGCAACCCGAGATCATTCATACCATAGCAGTGGCACTTCAAGGTTCCATGAAACCAATCCTTTCTGTGATGATCACATCACTGGGAATGGAAGCAATGCTAGCAAGCTGGGATTTAAACCAGCTTTTGCCCAAGACCAGAACCAGAACCCCTTCTGGGTCCCTGGACATGGCTATTGA
- the LOC133727331 gene encoding uncharacterized protein LOC133727331, whose protein sequence is MDLRIVEPADPTSPSGLKKKLRSSLCIIPCFTNSKSHHHHHHHQGSATAPTTPQGCSASGRSRDDLGLLRPSDASLSTPKSARSHHHHEFSELKDKCRKVIGRMGRHSGRRHSGDFKYDELSYALNFDHEDPNMDDDSFPLRNFSARLPHSPPAESAAASPGSNEITVAN, encoded by the coding sequence ATGGATCTCCGGATAGTGGAGCCAGCTGACCCGACTTCCCCAAGCGGCCTCAAGAAAAAGCTACGTTCTTCCCTTTGCATTATCCCTTGCTTCACCAACTCTAAAtcccatcatcaccaccaccaccaccagggCTCCGCCACTGCCCCTACGACCCCTCAAGGCTGCAGCGCCAGCGGCCGCAGCCGAGATGATTTAGGCCTCCTACGTCCCTCCGACGCCTCCCTCTCCACCCCAAAATCAGCACgctcccaccaccaccacgaGTTCTCCGAGCTGAAGGACAAGTGTCGGAAAGTCATTGGCCGCATGGGGCGCCACAGCGGGAGGAGGCACTCCGGGGACTTCAAGTACGACGAGTTGAGTTACGCGCTCAACTTTGATCACGAGGACCCCAACATGGATGACGACAGCTTTCCCCTCAGAAACTTCTCGGCGAGGTTGCCGCATTCCCCTCCGGCCGAGTCCGCCGCCGCTTCTCCGGGGTCCAATGAGATTACTGTAGCTAATTAA
- the LOC133726928 gene encoding probable E3 ubiquitin-protein ligase RHY1A: protein MAGMLPGVECARRRRVHQSGESPSLANTNGCTRRSSFCLYASNHETHQTSTFSLQRSMLNQASYKDETLGVEARVAKERLDERLRTQRKSQPKRLISKEGSLSSVDDGRSTMILRELQREVYGSKKTTRTGSRKFSWAKFSWKSSDQDECAVCLERFRPGETLVHLPCAHRFHSECMVPWLENNAHCPCCRMGIAIVSQ from the exons ATGGCGGGGATGCTTCCTGGTGTGGAATGTGCTCGAAGAAGACGAGTCCATCAGAGCGGCGAATCGCCAAGTCTGGCTAATACAAATGGCTGCACCAGACGCTCATCTTTTTGCTTGTATGCTAGCAACCATGAAACACACCAAACCTCAACTTTTTCTCTG CAAAGAAGCATGTTGAACCAGGCTTCATACAAGGATGAGACGCTAGGAGTGGAAGCCAGAGTTGCCAAAGAGAGATTAGATGAAAGATTGAGAACACAAAGAAAATCACAACCCAAAAG GCTAATTAGCAAAGAAGGATCATTGAGTAGTGTGGATGATGGAAGATCTACCATGATTCTGAGGGAGTTGCAGAGAGAAGTGTATGGATCAAAGAAGACTACTAGGACTGGGTCAAGAAAGTTCAGCTGGGCCAAGTTCAGCTGGAAGTCATCTGACCAAGATGAGTGCGCTGTTTGCCTTGAGAGGTTCAGGCCTGGTGAGACTCTGGTGCACCTGCCTTGCGCACATAGGTTCCATTCTGAGTGTATGGTCCCATGGCTGGAGAACAATGCTCATTGCCCTTGTTGTAGAATGGGGATAGCTATAGTGTCCCAGTAA